CCTTCCCCGCTTCCCCCTGAAGCGAGCCCCGTGGGGTTGTGCACAGGCGCTCGCCTCCCCGCACGCGCTGTGCGGTGTTTCTGCTAGACAGGACGCACACGGCAGAGATTTCCTCCTCGCGTTCGCGGGGAGCGGTTCCCCAGAGGTAGGCAGAGCGTGGCAAGAGCGATCGCGGTGCTCATCGGTTCGCCCGGTTCGGGCAAGTCCACCGTCGGCGAGGCGCTGGCCCGTCGGCTCGACGCGGACCTGTTGTGTACCGATACCGAGATCGAGAAGCGCGCGGGCAAGCCCGTCAGCGACATCTTCCTCGAGGACGGCGAAGAGCACTTCCGGGCCCTGGAGCGCGAGGTCGTCGCCGAGGGCCTTCGTGTCTGGGAGGGCGTCATCGCGGTCGGCGGCGGCGCGGTCCTGAACGAGGACACCCGCAAGGACCTGGTCGACCACCACGTGGTCTACCTGCAGGTGGACTTCGGCGAGGCCGCCAAGCGCGTCGGGATGGACGTCGCACGCCCCCTGCTGGCCGGGAACCCGCGTACCCAGTTGCGCAAGCTCCTCAACGAACGCCTCCCCGTCTACGAGGGCCTGGCCTCGGTGACCGTGCCCACCACCGACTACCACCCCGAGGAGATCGTGGACACCATCGTCTCCTCTCTCCCCGACCTCCCCGAAACCACTGGAAAGGCCGACAAGTGACCGTGACCCGGATCGGTGTGGGGGAGCCCACCGGACGCTACGACGTGGTCGTCGGCAGCGGGATCCTCTCCGAACTGCCCTCTCTGGTCGGGGGCGCCGCCCAGGTGGCCGTCATCCACCCCGAGGGTCTGGGCGAGATCGCCCGCCCCGTGGTCGGGGCCCTGGAGGGTGCCGGTTACCGCGTCCGGCCCATGCCGGTGCCTGACGGCGAGGCCGCCAAGACCGCCGCCGTAGCCACCGACCTGTGGTCGCGGCTGGGCTCGTTCAACTTCACCCGAACCGACGCCGTGGTGGGTGTGGGCGGTGGTGCCGCCACCGACCTCGCCGGGTTCGTGGCCGCGACCTGGCTGCGCGGGGTGCGTTCGGTGCTGCTGCCCACCACCCTGCTCGGCATGGTGGACGCCGCTGTCGGCGGTAAGACCGGTATCAACACCCCCGAGGGCAAGAACCTCGTCGGCGCCTTCCACCCCCCGGCCGGGGTGCTGTGCGATCTGGCCACTCTGCCGAGCCTGCCCCAGGCCGACTACATCGGCGGCCTGGCCGAGATCGTCAAGGCCGGGTTCATCGACGACCCCGTCATCTGCGACCTGGTCGAGGACGACCCCGAGGGTGCGGCACTGCCCGAGGGCAAGCACACCCGCGAGCTCATCGAGCGCGCGATCCGGGTCAAGGCCGACGTCGTCTCCGGTGATCTCAAGGAGAGCGGCCGCCGCGAGATCCTCAACTACGGCCACACCCTCGGACACGCCATCGAGCGCGCCGAGAACTACACCTTCCGGCACGGCTACGCGGTCTCCATCGGCATGGTCTTCGCCGCCGAACTCGCCCGTCTGGACGGCCGGATCGACGGTGCCCTGGTCCAGCGGCACCGCTCCGTGCTCACCTCGGTGGGCCTGCCGGTCAGCTACGCCGCCGAGTCCTGGGACGAGCTGCGCGCCACCATGGCCGTGGACAAGAAGGCCCGCGGCGCGACCCTGCGCTTCGTGGTCCTGGACGGCCTGGCCAGTCCGTCGATCCTCAGCGGTCCCTCGCCTGAGCTGCTCGACGCCGCCTACCAGGCGGTCGTGGACGGTTCCTGAGTCCCCGGAAGCCACTAGACTGATCGAAGGCGAGGAGTGCCCGGCCGCTGGCGGACACAGTCCCCGCTAGTAGTGGACGCACCCGTCTGGCGGTGGAAACACCCAACCGCGGACACACCCACCGGCGGCCCCGGGAGCCACGCCTCGCCCCACTGACCACCGACCGGACCAGCGAGTCCGGTCTCCGACGTGTCACACCCCTTGGAGAGACGACCGAAGTGGCCACGACGAACGACATCAAGAACGGCACGACCCTGAAGCTCGACGGAGGCGTTCTCTGGAACGTCCTGGAGTTCCAGCACGTCAAGCCGGGCAAGGGCGGCGCGTTCGTCCGCACCAAGCTGAAGAACGTCCTCACGGGCAAGATCGTCGACAAGACCTTCAACGCCGGTTCCAAGGTCGAGTTCGCCAGCGTCGACCGCCGGGACATGGAGTACCTGTACCACGACGGTGACTCCTTCATCTTCATGGACACCCAGACCTACGACCAGATCCCGGTGCCGGACGCCGTGGTCGGCGAAGCCAAGGGCTTCCTCCTGGAGAACACCAAGGTCACGGTGGCCACCAACGAGGGCAACCCGCTCTACATCGAGATGCCCGCCGCGGTCGAGCTGGAGATCACCCAGACCGACCCGGGCGTCCAGGGCGACCGCTCCACCGGCGGCACCAAGCCCGCCACCGTCCAGACCGGCGCGACCATCCAGGTGCCGCTGTTCGTCACCCAGGGCGAGCGCGTCAAGGTCGACACCCGCACCGGTGACTACCTCGGTCGTGTCAACTGATGAG
This DNA window, taken from Nocardiopsis exhalans, encodes the following:
- a CDS encoding shikimate kinase, with translation MLIGSPGSGKSTVGEALARRLDADLLCTDTEIEKRAGKPVSDIFLEDGEEHFRALEREVVAEGLRVWEGVIAVGGGAVLNEDTRKDLVDHHVVYLQVDFGEAAKRVGMDVARPLLAGNPRTQLRKLLNERLPVYEGLASVTVPTTDYHPEEIVDTIVSSLPDLPETTGKADK
- the aroB gene encoding 3-dehydroquinate synthase translates to MTVTRIGVGEPTGRYDVVVGSGILSELPSLVGGAAQVAVIHPEGLGEIARPVVGALEGAGYRVRPMPVPDGEAAKTAAVATDLWSRLGSFNFTRTDAVVGVGGGAATDLAGFVAATWLRGVRSVLLPTTLLGMVDAAVGGKTGINTPEGKNLVGAFHPPAGVLCDLATLPSLPQADYIGGLAEIVKAGFIDDPVICDLVEDDPEGAALPEGKHTRELIERAIRVKADVVSGDLKESGRREILNYGHTLGHAIERAENYTFRHGYAVSIGMVFAAELARLDGRIDGALVQRHRSVLTSVGLPVSYAAESWDELRATMAVDKKARGATLRFVVLDGLASPSILSGPSPELLDAAYQAVVDGS
- the efp gene encoding elongation factor P encodes the protein MATTNDIKNGTTLKLDGGVLWNVLEFQHVKPGKGGAFVRTKLKNVLTGKIVDKTFNAGSKVEFASVDRRDMEYLYHDGDSFIFMDTQTYDQIPVPDAVVGEAKGFLLENTKVTVATNEGNPLYIEMPAAVELEITQTDPGVQGDRSTGGTKPATVQTGATIQVPLFVTQGERVKVDTRTGDYLGRVN